The nucleotide sequence GCTAGCCATCACCGCCGGCACCTCAGTGGCAGTGGCCCCGCCCTACCGGGCGGCCTCGGGCCGGCTGGGCCGGGAACCATCCCGGCTGCTGCTGCCCGAGCACGGCATCGTCCCCTTCCTCGGCCGCGGAACCGAACTACAGACGTTGCAGGACTGGTGCCTGGGCGGCGGTGGGGCCGGGCTGCGGCTGCTGCTCGGCGCCGGCGGCGCGGGCAAGACCCGGCTCGCAGCGGAGGTCTGCCTGCGGATGGCCGGGCACGGCTGGCAAACCGGCCTGGCCGACCCCGACGCCCCCGGCGGGGACCCCGTGCTGGCCTTCGACCGGCCCACCCTGCTCGCCATCGACGACGCCGAGTTGCACGTCGACCTGCTCGCCGGACTGGTGCACACCCTGGGCTACTGGCCACCCGACGCGCCGCCGATACGGCTGCTGCTGCTCACCCGCCACACCACCGGCTGGTGGCACACCCTCAACCAGCGCACCGACCAGCTCGCTGCCGAACTGGCCGACCCCCCGCTCACCCTGCACACCGGCGACCTCGCCTCGGGCGACCGGCCCGCCCACCACGCCGCGGCCCGCGCCGCGTTCACCCACCACCTGCCGCCGGCCACCGGACCTGCGACTCCGAACAGCGACCAGGTGCCCGACCTGGCCGACGATGCCTTCGCCAACCCGCTGCTGATACACATGCACGCGCTACTCGCCGCCAGCGGCGTTTCCGCGCCCACCAGCGGCAGCGCCGTGCGCGAACGGCTGGTGAACGCAGTCCTCGATCGCGAACGTCGCCGTTGGGCCGACACCTTCCCCGCCACGGTGACAACCAGCAGCCCCGCCACCCACCAACAAGCCGTCGCCACCGCCACCCTGCTCGCCCCCACCGACCAACCCGCCACCGCAGCCCTGCTCACCGTCATCGACGACTTCGCCGACGCCGCCGCCGCCACACGCGGCGCCGTCGCCGACTGGCTGCGGCAGCGCTACCCCGGCGCCCAGCCGCCCTGGGTCGCCCCGCTGCGCCCGGACCTGCTCACGGAACAACTCCTGGCCAGCTGCCCCGACCTGACCGGCCTGGTGCTCACCGGCCACGCCCGGCTCACCAACCACCACGACTCTCCGGCGGGCATCCAAGTTGAGCAGCTACTCGCCGAACTGGTCCGCGCCGCCGGCCGCCACCCGGTGCGTACCGCCCTGGACCGGCTGCTGGCCGCCCGGCTGCCCGAACTCTTCGACGCTGCACTCGCCGCCCCCACCGGCCCGCTGCCCGACCTGCTCGATACTGCGCTGGCCATCTGCCCGCAGCGATCGGCGGCCGTGGCAGTGCTCAACCGGTTGCCCGAGCACAGCACCGGACTGGCCCCCCTGGCCGCCACCCTCACCGCCCAAGCCGTCGCCCACCACCGCCAGCTTGTCGCGACCAATCCTGACGCGCACACCCCCGACCTCGCCGGCGCGCTGAACAACCTGTCGAACCGGCTGGCCGACCTCGGCCGCCGCGAGGACGCCCTAGCCGCCATCGACGAGGCGGTCACCCTGCGCCGAGCGCTGGCCGCCGCCCGCCCCGACGCCTTCACCCCCGACCTCGCCATGGCGCTGAACAACCTGTCGCTCCGGCTGGGCGACCTCGGCCGCCACGAGGACGCCCTGACCGCCATCGACGAAGCGGTCACCCTGCGCCGAGCGCTGGCCGCCGCCCGCCCCGACGCCTTCACCCCCGCCCTCGCCACCTCGCTGAACAACCTGTCGAACCGGCTGGCCAATCTC is from Blastococcus sp. HT6-4 and encodes:
- a CDS encoding tetratricopeptide repeat protein, coding for MDLARVVELYTPGGDRDGGRVGSGYRLTEQLVLTAAHVVTGLPTAAPGSPVPDSVDAPGVCQARPLGTTDWAPFVVVWRNAGADVAVLRLGDGAPPPPTGSPNPRWGRIQGTEPIAVDAVGFPWAQERTDRRRDTEHLHGFLAPATTSRTGQLAITVLTSPPGDRTSGSPWAGMSGAALFAGPFLIGVVVVDPARFGTARVVSTPVAPLLADPDLAGLLGGSADTVTQVGPRLRLAITAGTSVAVAPPYRAASGRLGREPSRLLLPEHGIVPFLGRGTELQTLQDWCLGGGGAGLRLLLGAGGAGKTRLAAEVCLRMAGHGWQTGLADPDAPGGDPVLAFDRPTLLAIDDAELHVDLLAGLVHTLGYWPPDAPPIRLLLLTRHTTGWWHTLNQRTDQLAAELADPPLTLHTGDLASGDRPAHHAAARAAFTHHLPPATGPATPNSDQVPDLADDAFANPLLIHMHALLAASGVSAPTSGSAVRERLVNAVLDRERRRWADTFPATVTTSSPATHQQAVATATLLAPTDQPATAALLTVIDDFADAAAATRGAVADWLRQRYPGAQPPWVAPLRPDLLTEQLLASCPDLTGLVLTGHARLTNHHDSPAGIQVEQLLAELVRAAGRHPVRTALDRLLAARLPELFDAALAAPTGPLPDLLDTALAICPQRSAAVAVLNRLPEHSTGLAPLAATLTAQAVAHHRQLVATNPDAHTPDLAGALNNLSNRLADLGRREDALAAIDEAVTLRRALAAARPDAFTPDLAMALNNLSLRLGDLGRHEDALTAIDEAVTLRRALAAARPDAFTPALATSLNNLSNRLANLGRREDALTAIDEAVTLRRALAAARPDAFTPALATSLNNLSGRLADLGRREDALTAIDEAVTLRRALTAARPDAFTPDLAGALNNLSNRLANLGRHEDALAAIDEAVAAYRALAAARPDAFTPDLATALNNLSNRLGDLGRHEDALAAIDEAVAAYRALAAARPDAFTPTSPPR